A genomic window from Triticum urartu cultivar G1812 chromosome 7, Tu2.1, whole genome shotgun sequence includes:
- the LOC125524792 gene encoding uncharacterized protein LOC125524792 — MAPPVPSGEQRRLLDAAADGNLDLFKSIASALAGEKGRIKEAVEAVRDRGAGALHVAAVHGRMQVCAYLVEEIQIDVNAADDKGDTPLTFALRGCTVEIVKYLLHHGADPNNPDENGITALHVAAGEGMCEMIEVLLSKGADVNSFSKCGTPLYLAIIGEQVAAVKTLLDHHADYNKELAVYSAPLITALEVRSLKCVELLIKAGADVKSVNPLIVAANGGLTEFYKCLLGAGADPNDCDEGGQLPIEIAARNNRREDVEILFPVTSRIPYIPDWSIDGIIAYVKSEPKEEEHRVRSTTPGVHLLSSKKRYWDEKDQIMHEEFSRKFKVQRTVTGVTGKRARDEDLATATAVAEEFCGGPQSFKKTRLEPTLEVVRSRDLWALQDNLRLNIRHALPRQMLFIQHIKHQPCSLHFHLRDGLYPSPKELIEMMSRSDIVQIKKFALVVDMEIEEAQMWEYVTLVSARLVEELHIEFVEATISVFPLFGCNNSLKHLRLKHIHLPTYGLDIDPIGGVVFSSLAILELCAVRLADNGLTELMKLCPSAHTVRLIGMEYLKEITFPTLDKLRFIKLSRCRNATLVDVETFLGLQSFHYIGPLIEMFFHKNASLKELFVCFEGEKVTEDYSSGWLEGAPDFSRIRILTVCSYSLNVLASGIVKNMNLKSLTELQIIISALDEIVIADVYDFLMLPSSSLERLFLKLPESSLGARMEQEIQRDDDGVELKKLALMSVNGFDGSDNQMRLLENVLAKAPKLKDLMLVCPRDRDGLEMKVRQLFRKCSEATNACVKTKEDESSPRPMHSMPTSSAIDAE; from the exons atggcgccgcccGTCCCCTCAG GCGAGCAGcggcggctcctcgacgcggcggCCGACGGCAACCTCGACCTCTTCAAGA GCATCGCGAGCGCGCTGGCCGGCGAAAAGGGGCGCATCAAGGAGGCGGTAGAGGCTGTCCGGGACCGCGGCGCCGGGGCGCTGCACGTCGCCGCTGTCCACGGGAGGATGCAGGTGTGCGCCTACCTGGTCGAGGAGATCCAAATCGACGTGAATGCGGCAGACGACAAGG GTGATACACCTCTGACTTTTGCACTTCGGGGTTGTACCGTTGAGATCGTGAAGTATCTCCTCCATCATGGTGCTGATCCAAATAACCCTGATGAGAATGGAATTACGGCTCTCCATGTCGCAGCTGGAGAag GAATGTGCGAAATGATAGAAGTCTTGCTCTCAAAAGGAGCCGACGTTAATTCCTTTTCTAAATGTGGCACACCACTCTACTTGGCTATTATCGGAGAGCAGGTTGCTGCTGTGAAGACCTTGTTGGACCATCATGCAGAT TATAACAAGGAACTGGCCGTATATTCTGCACCTCTGATTACTGCTCTGGAAGTTCGCTCGTTAAAATGTGTAGAGCTTCTAATTAAG GCGGGTGCTGACGTGAAGAGTGTTAATCCCTTAATAGTTGCTGCAAATGGTGGTTTAACCGAGTTCTACAAATGTTTACTTGGGGCTGGTGCTGACCCTAATGATTGCGATGAA GGAGGTCAACTGCCAATAGAGATTGCTGCTCGTAACAATAGACGGGAGGATGTTGAAATTCTCTTTCCAGTGACATCTCGCATTCCATATATTCCTGATTGGAGTATTGATGGGATAATTGCTTATGTCAAATCAGAACCAAAGGAGGAG GAACACAGGGTGCGATCTACTACTCCTGGTGTGCATCTTCTGTCCAGCAAGAAGAGATACTGGGATGAAAAGGACCAAATTATGCATGAAGAGTTCAGCAGGAAGTTTAAGGTGCAGAGGACAGTGACTGGTGTGACTGGGAAGAGGGCGCGTGATGAGGATCTAGCCACGGCTACAGCCGTGGCAGAAGAATTCTGCGGTGGTCCTCAAAGCTTCAAAAAAACTAGGCTGGAGCCAACCTTGGAGGTGGTCCGGTCTCGTGACCTTTGGGCGCTCCAGGACAACCTAAGATTAAACATACGACACGCTTTGCCACGCCAAATGTTGTTTATTCAGCACATAAAACATCAACCGTGTTCTCTTCATTTCCACCTGAGGGATGGTCTTTACCCCTCGCCCAAGGAGCTAATCGAAATGATGTCAAGATCTGATATTGTCCAGATCAAGAAGTTTGCTCTCGTGGTTGACATGGAAATTGAAGAAGCCCAGATGTGGGAGTATGTAACTCTTGTGTCCGCACGTCTCGTTGAAGAGCTTCACATTGAGTTTGTTGAAGCAACCATCTCTGTGTTTCCTCTGTTTGGGTGTAACAACTCGTTGAAGCACTTACGCCTTAAGCATATCCATCTGCCAACATATGGACTGGACATCGATCCTATTGGAGGCGTGGTGTTCTCGAGTTTGGCCATTCTCGAACTCTGTGCTGTACGTTTGGCCGATAATGGGCTCACTGAGCTGATGAAGTTGTGCCCATCAGCACACACAGTTCGCTTGATAGGGATGGAGTACCTCAAAGAAATTACATTTCCGACACTTGATAAGCTCAGGTTTATCAAACTCTCGAGGTGTCGGAATGCCACCTTGGTTGATGTCGAGACATTCTTGGGTCTCCAGTCCTTCCACTATATTGGGCCTTTGATAGAGATGTTTTTCCACAAAAATGCTTCTCTCAAGGAATTATTCGTGTGCTTTGAAGGCGAGAAGGTTACAGAAGACTATTCATCAGGATGGCTTGAAGGAGCCCCTGACTTCTCCAGGATCAGAATTCTCACTGTTTGCAGCTATTCACTCAAT GTTCTGGCTTCCGGCATAGTAAAAAACATGAATTTGAAGAGCTTAACGGAGTTGCAAATAATCATTTCTGCCTTGGACGAAATTGTGATTGCTGATGTGTATGACTTCTTGATGCTACCATCCTCAAGCCTTGAAAGGCTCTTTCTCAAG CTGCCAGAGAGTAGTCTGGGTGCAAGAATGGAACAAGAAATCCAAAGGGATGATGATGGGGTGGAGCTTAAAAAGCTCGCGTTGATGAGTGTTAACGGCTTTGATGGTAGTGATAACCAGATGCGGCTGCTGGAGAATGTGCTAGCCAAGGCACCCAAACTGAAGGACTTGATGCTTGTTTGTCCCAGAGACAGAGATGGACTGGAAATGAAGGTGCGCCAGCTATTCAGAAAGTGCTCAGAAGCAACGAATGCCTGTGTGAAGACGAAAGAAGACGAGAGTTCACCTCGGCCCATGCATTCGATGCCCACCAGCTCAGCCATCGACGCAGAATGA